The sequence below is a genomic window from Candidatus Woesearchaeota archaeon.
GCTGTTTTATGCTGACTGAGGGATTTTCTTTAATTGCATTGATAATTTTCTCCACAGTTTTCTCCACAGTTTTCTCCACAGTTTTCTGGGCACCGTAAAACCTCTGTTCATAGCTTTCCATCTGTAAATCAGGTCTCTTGAATGTTATAGTAAACCAGTTCTCATCAGTTTCTATCTTGGGATTGCTAAGCTTGTACTCTTTCATAGCATTCCTTATCCTCAATATTCCTGTGCCTGCTTTTTCCACAAGATTCATTTTGGAAAGTAATCCAAACAGAAGTTTATTCCTTGACAGGCTCTTTTTTCCAAGATCAGAAAGCCTTATCCCAGGAACAAGCCCGCCAGGATTTACTATTTCCAACCTGTCCTTAAAGATATAAACTTGAATCTCTGCATTTGAGAAATAATCCCTGTGCACTATTGCATTGAGCAATGCTTCCCTTAATGCCTCTTCAGGCAATTCCAATTTTTCTTCCCTTGGACCAGCTGTTTTAATTATGTACTCTGTATTTAATTTAGATTTAATATAGTCTATTACATCCACATAGTTTGAATATAAATCTCCATCAAATTCTTTCTTGTCAAGGATGTTTACCTTATCATTTCCCAAAAACAAGACGCAGGTAATCTGCGCATTTAAGAAAAATCGAGTAACCTTATTACAAAATAATAAGACTCCTGCATTTTTTATCTTGCTATCTTGCAAAAGCTCCATATTCCTAAGAATTTCCTTTTCACTTAAAATTGGGCTTATTTTTGACCTATCCAGAAATATTCTAAACGCCTCTTTATTGAAATCAGCATTCAGATTAAATCTCTCATTTACCTTCTCATCAAATAATATTTTTCCCTCTTTCTGGAAAAATTCCCTAATTTCATCTCTGTTAAGCTGCTGTGAATTTGCACCCTGCCTTACATAAAATTTTCCGTTTGTGGAGTAAGGCTTATTCTTTCCTTCATGAACAATAATGATAAGGACATTTGAAAATTCCTCTAAGAACACTTCCAATTTTGGATCACAATTTCTTGCTATATCCTGGATTTGAGATTTCAGCCTGTTTGTTATCTCAATTCCCTTTATTTTCCTGTCATCGGAAATGCCAATCAAAATTTTGCCGCCGTTTCCATTAGCAAAAGAGCAAATCTCTCTAGCTAAATCAGAAGAAAATGACTCTTTAAACTCGACATTGTACCCTTCTCCCTCTGAAATCAGGAACTCAAATTCTTTCTTATCCATATTTACACCTTAAACCCAATACTCTCCAAATTCTTCTTTATTTCAACATCCAACTTCTGCCCTTCTTTCATCTGTTCAGACAATTCAGCAGTTAATCGTTTCATTCTCTCTTCAAAAGCTTCGTCATCTTCTACTTCTTCTTGGATTCCAACATATCTTCCAGGAGTTAGGATAAAATTGTTCTTTTCAATCTCTTCTAATTTAGCGGATTTGCAAAAGCCAGTAACCTCTTCATATTTGAGCTTATTTTCTCCTCTCCATGAGTGATAAGTGGAAGAGATTTTCTTAACATCATCTTCAGTCAACTCACGATGCCGTCTATCAATCATCACGCCCATATTTCTGGCATCAATAAACAAGATTTGCCCTCTTCTGTCCCTAAACGAATGGTCTTTTTTATCTCGTGTAACAAACCATAAACACGCAGGTATCATGGTGTTATAAAATAACTGAGATGGCAAAGCTACCATGCAATCAACCATATCAGCATTAACGATATTTTTCCTTATTTCTCCTTCATTGGAAGTATTAGAACTCATTGAGCCATTTGCCAGAACAAAACCTGCCACCCCAGTAGGGTTTAGATGATGAATAAAATGCTGAACCCATGCAAAATTAGCATTATTCTTTGGAGGAACTCCAAACTTCCAGCGTACATCTTCCTGCAATAATTCACCGTTCCAATCAGAATCGTTAAATGGAGGATTAGCAAGAATAAAATCTGCTTTCAAATCTTTATGCTGGTCATCATGGAAAGCATCGCCCCATTTGATATTTGAGTCAATCCCTCTAATCGCCATATTCATCTTACAAAGCCGCCATGTTGTCTGGTTGCTTTCCTGTCCATAAACAGAGATGTCTCCTATTCTTCCGCCATGTGCTTCAACGAATTTTTCGGATTGAACAAACATTCCACCTGAACCACAGCAGGGGTCAAATATTCTTCCCTTGTATGGCTCTAACATCTCAGTTAATAGCTTTACGATAGAACGAGGAGTATAGAACTGCCCGCCTTTCTTTCCTTCAGCAGAGGCAAACTCGCCTAAAAAGTATTCATAAACTCTTCCAAGAATGTCTTTACTTCTGTTTTCTTTATCACCAAGTCCAATCGTGCCAATTAAATCGATTAATTCCCCTAATCTTTGTTTATTCAATCCTGGACGAGCATAATTCTTCGGAAGAACACCTTTAAGTGTGGGATTATCTCTTTCAATAATATCCATTGCTTCATCAAGAAATTTTCCAATCTCTGGTTTTTTTGCATTGGCTTGAAGATGCTCCCATCTTGCTACTTTTGGAACAAAGAAAATTCTCCTAGAGACATACTCATCAACATCTTCTGGATCTGAATCTTTCTCTGTCTTCAGTTTTTCATAAACTTCTATAAAAGCATCAGAAATATACTTTAAAAAAATCAAACCTAAAACAACGTGCTTATATTCAGCAGCATCCATATTGCTTCTTAACTTATCAGCAGAAGACCATAATTTTTGTTCAAAACCTAAGTTAGCACCGTTATTTGACATTTTCTCGCCCCCCACTTAAACGCTACTTCTCCGATTCACTTCAGCATCTCCCAACGTCCGCCCCCTGCCAGGGCCAACTCGTTTTAAAAGTATTACGGTGGACTTTATGCATAATAATGACACTTCCTTATAACTATTACGTTTTATACCCCCTCTTCCTATTTTTTCGGTCTATACCGAATGATTTCCGAAGATTCAACCACAAAACATATGAAGGTGGAATACTTTCCGCTAGTTAAGCAAGATTTTTCAGTTCAAGAGGTGATGGAGGCACCGTATGGTTGCCGTACATCGAATAACTGTTCGGGTAACAAAAAATCAACTTGAACGAGTTAAGCTCAATGCACAAGCAAATGGGTATGTGAACCTGTCTGATTATATACGATGTTTAGCGCTGGAAAGGGATATCTCAGTTGAAAAGATGCTCTATGAGCTATATAACAAACTTCTTCCTGAGAAAGCCAGCCACAAGCCTTCCCGCGTTGATAAACCACTAACCCGATTCATGTAGATTTGTGCAGACATCTGGCGTACAAACTTTATAAGCCCGATTCCTTTCCTGTTAAGGAATGAAACGCTCAGACTTTACTGACGAGGAATGGGAGAAGCTTAGAGAGATCGTTCAGCTCTATCAGGAAGAGCATGGAAAGGTTGAATAATCCTATTCAGGAGTGCTATTTTCTGTTTTCAGCAGGTTTATATACAAGCTGTACTCATATATTACTAGCCAAATTCTTTGGAATAAATCTCTACTCGATAAAGCGGGAATCATCATAAAACTATCATCTGCCCCCATCGGGCATTCTTCTCCTTTTAACCTATGAGACTCTCTTAGTCGACAAGAAATCTCCACCAACTAAATATTACTTAAAAGTAGTGAATTTAGAAAGGTTTATAAGGAAGTTATGAAACAACTTATTTATGATTCACCTCCAGACATTACGCAGTTCTTTTCCTGACTTGCAATTCTTTGGAAATACATTTATTGCCATGTATTTAGCAGCAAATATTCCTCAAGGCACACTTGTTTCAAGAAAAGTAGGTGGTTCTTTACCGGAATTACACTGGCAGGCAGTTATGCAGGAGAATTTGGGTGTTCGATTGGTATATCATGATTATTTAGGAAACTCTACAAATGGTCAAGGCCTAGCAGCCCTTGTCCGTCAAGAAGCAGATAGAGGGGAAAATCCTGTGGTTGTTAATTACCACTTCCCGGATAATGACCTTGAGGAGCGCGTAATTGCCAAAAAAAATGATGCAGGTAGTGATGTTCGACAATTCGTGCATTTACATTGTTCTGCAGAATTCTTCTTTCAGAACAGAAAAACACAAGAACAACGGCAAGTGAATCTTAGACGTGCTTATGACGAGAGGTGGGTCGATAAATTTATCGCAGTTAGCTACGCTGTAAGAGATTCATACCTTAGCGTACTCCCCCATGATGCAATGGAAGTGGTAAGAAATGGCGTACCTGAAGAGGTTTATGAATTCCGACCTGAAAGGGATAAGGATGCATTCAAGAATCAAGTACAACTACAAGGAAAATTTCTTGTAGGATATTCTGGAAGACTAGATACAGTCAAAGGCTATCAGGATTTAATTGCTATTTTATCATGGTTTAATAAACATCCCGAATACGATGTAGGATTTCTCATCGCAAGTTCTGGTGGAGCAAAATTACCTCAATTTGAGGGCGATGTTGCTTCACGTGCACCTAGGCTATTAAGAGAGAATCGCTTAGGAATGGTACTAGATGTTGCAAAATTTGTGGGAGGAAAAAAGCACTACAATACAACCGTTTATGATTTTTTCACGCAATTCGTAGAGACTAGCTTACGTCCTCAGTGCAGACTTTACAAATGTGTTAGTCCTGCACCACTACAAGCAATGGTCGATGTCTATATACAACCTTCTGAATCCGAAGGTCTGCCTTTGGCTGTAATCGAAGCAGCGTTTACAGGGGTACCTATTGTCGCTTACAGAGTAGGAGGCATTCCGGAGATTGTCTCTGATGCCAATGGCAAATGTGTTGATTATCATCCAAAACAGAGAGTAAGAGTTAATGAATTCTGTGATGCAATAGTGGCTGGTATTGAGCAAAACTATCGACGTGATGGGTTACATGATTCAACAAATTTTAGAATGGAGTTAAGAAATAGACTAGTACCTATCTTTGGAGCAAATGCCATGACCACCAATATAAATAGAGTCTATAGAGATGCCATCCGATAAAGATCTTTTAGTACCGTAAAAGATATGACCCCAATCTCCACACTTCGATATAGAGATTTATGGCTAAACGAGATTAAAGTTTTCAAATCACCTTCTGAAATCGTCCTATCACTTCATCTACCTTATCAGAGTCAGGGGTACACAAGGCTAGTCGAACATACTGAGGAATGCCGAAAGGACGTCCAGGAACAACACCAATGCCAACTTGCAACAAGTTTTCTGAAAGCCTGTCTCCATCATAAACTGGATGTCGGGCACAAAGATAAAGACCTCCTTGTGGGGTAAGGACAGTAAACCCAAGCCTCGAAAGTTCTTGTTCGTACGTTCGTAACTTTTGAAGTGCTGGTTGCCAATCAACGTTCAGAGGAAGATGACATTGACTAAGAGCTAGCTGTTCACGGGTTGGAGCCTGAACCACTCCTCGTGCAGGAAGTCGATCTGCCAAACGTTGTACTGCCCCCTGATAATCAGGGAATTCAGGATGCAACGCAACATAGCCTATTCGACATCCAGCTAAACGCCCCTCTTTAGAGAATGAATACACAACCGCAGTAAGCTCGTAATCAAGAGTTTTAATAACTGAGTTCCATTGTTCACCTTCACGTACTAAAGCACGATAAGGCTCATCCGAAATAACCAACAGATTCCTCTTATCATTGTTACTACCATGAAGCATATCTCCCAAGTTACGAAGAAAATTGACTGAGAAAATCTTTCCTGAGGGATTGTTGGGAGAATTAAGAATCAATGCACGTGTGTTTTGATGCACGTTTGTTGTTATCTGCTGGAGTAATGTTTCTTCGTTGTTGGTATAGGGAATAATGTTTGGAGTAAGGCGAGTATGCGTTGCATATTTAACATAGAGCGGGAAATAGGGAGATATAATCAACACTTCTCCAGGAGAGAGTTGGTCAAGTAAAGCAACAATTCCCTGAGCAGCACCAGGCATGGCCACAATGTGCTCTTCAGTTGTTGCAAGACCATTTACCCTACGTTCAAGATCTGCCACTGAACTGCGAAAGTCTGAGTGTCCTGAAGAAGATGTATACGCATTACTCTCTGAGACTCCTTCACGCTCTCTTATGATCAGGTCTTGTAATCGCTGCGCATATTCTCCATTAATACTGCCACAAGGATTACCTTGAGATAAATCCAGTGGTGTAACCCCAGCTTCCCTTGCAGCCGATAGCAGCCTCTGGCGACGGCTACGTATGGGATCTGGTCGAAGAGGACGTTCAAAAGGGGTTTGCATGTTACTTTATCTCATCTTTTACATGCAAAGAACCACTGATGATTTAAAAATATATCTTCATCGAGGTATGTCGTTAAATGTAAAGAATAAAACATATGAAACAAGAAACACTAAGAAGATCTTGCAAAATACTCACGGACAATAGCGGTGTAAGCACGTGTTGCCTTCTCAAGCTCTTCAATCAGAATAAATTCATTGGCAATATGCGATTGTGCGCTATCTCCGGGACCAAGGATAATACCAGGAGCATCAACCCAGTTTAAATCACAGGTTGTTGGCGTTCCATAGACCCTGTTTGCTGTGAGTGCACGCTTTGCTGCACGAACAATGAGCGCATCTCTTTCTGTTTGTTTTGGATGATAACGATTCGCAACGACCGTAACCGTACCTGTAACTGTTTCGGTAAGTACGTCAATCATCCTCTCATTGGGATATTCTGGTGTTGTTCTGATATTTAAGCCAAAGGTACATGATGCAGGAATGATATTAGGGCGTTCTCCGCCATTTATGCTCGTTACCGCTATTGTCGGATAGCCCAACAGAGGATTTTTCTGATGAAATTGCAGGGATTGTATTCTCTTCATATCCTCAACAGCTGCAAGAATAGCGTTGGTACCAAGTTCTGGTTTTGCCGCATGACAACTAACTCCGCGTGCATGAACTTCAAGAAGAACAACGCCTTTCATAGCAACTCGTATCTTCAGTCCCGGTTCTCCAATAATTGCTGCATCTATTTGCGGTAAACGATGAATCAAATCTGCAAGACCTTTATCTCCTATTTCTTCTTCGCACGTCAAAGCAAGGATAATGCTTCCTCGAGAAGGAGGAGATTTCGCGAGATCATTGAAAGCAGTAACCATAGCAGCGACGCATCCCTTGGCATCATTTGCTCCTCGGCCATAGATCCTTCCCTTTTGCTCAACTGCCTGAAAGGGATGAGTAATCCAGCCTTCTCCTGGAGGAACAGTATCAGTATGCGTATTCAGTAAAAGCGTTGGCTTTCCTTTACCAAGCATACAATAAACATTTCTGCCATGGACAACCGGCTTAAGCCCTTTTTTTTTCAGATACAAAGTAATAAAACGAACAATATCCTTTTCCTGTCCACTAATACTAGGAATTGCAATAAGATGCTTCAGGAGCGTCTTGGTATCATAATCCTCGTTCAGCATACGACATTTTCTCCTGGGATGTCACCATCATGGTTCCAATTCCTTCTTCAGTGAATATCTCAAAAAGCAATGCGTGTTGCTTACAACCGTTAATGATCTGTGCTCGCCGAACACCGTGCTCAACCGCATGCAAAAGCGTGACGAGCTTGGGATGCATGCCCTGGGTTATAACACCATCCTTAACAAGTTGGTGAAAATCTGTAGTATCAATAACACTTATCACACTATTTTCATCATGGACATTACGGAGAACACCATTGCAATCGGTAAGACTGATGAGCTTACAGGCCTTTAGCTGAACAGCAATCTCTGCTGCAATAGTATCAGCGTTAATATTATAGATCTTTCCTTGATCATCTGCTGCAAGAGAGGAAATAACCGGAACATAATCATTTGCTAGAAGGACCTGCAACAGCTGTGTATCCACTTGTTGTACATCACCAACATGACCATAATCCACCTCAGTAACGTCCCCGGTCTCTATATTTTCGACCTTTTGTACCGGACGCTTTGCTGCATAAATAAGACCACCATCTATTCCAGAAATACCAACTGCTTGGACACCATGCTTCCGCAAAAGTGAAATGAGGTCAGTGTTAATTTTACCTGCAAAAACCATTTTGACTATTTCAAGATCCTCATCGCTTGTTACTCTTCTGCCATTGATAATTGTTGGTGTATGTCCTAACCGTTTGGAAAGCTCAGTTGCCTGCTTTCCTCCACCATGGACAAGGATAATGTGGATGCCTACTTGATGGAGCGCTGCAATGT
It includes:
- a CDS encoding putative DNA binding domain-containing protein, with the protein product MDKKEFEFLISEGEGYNVEFKESFSSDLAREICSFANGNGGKILIGISDDRKIKGIEITNRLKSQIQDIARNCDPKLEVFLEEFSNVLIIIVHEGKNKPYSTNGKFYVRQGANSQQLNRDEIREFFQKEGKILFDEKVNERFNLNADFNKEAFRIFLDRSKISPILSEKEILRNMELLQDSKIKNAGVLLFCNKVTRFFLNAQITCVLFLGNDKVNILDKKEFDGDLYSNYVDVIDYIKSKLNTEYIIKTAGPREEKLELPEEALREALLNAIVHRDYFSNAEIQVYIFKDRLEIVNPGGLVPGIRLSDLGKKSLSRNKLLFGLLSKMNLVEKAGTGILRIRNAMKEYKLSNPKIETDENWFTITFKRPDLQMESYEQRFYGAQKTVEKTVEKTVEKIINAIKENPSVSIKQLESITGLSRRGVEWNITKLKDDGRIKRVGPDKGGHWEILR
- a CDS encoding SAM-dependent DNA methyltransferase, giving the protein MSNNGANLGFEQKLWSSADKLRSNMDAAEYKHVVLGLIFLKYISDAFIEVYEKLKTEKDSDPEDVDEYVSRRIFFVPKVARWEHLQANAKKPEIGKFLDEAMDIIERDNPTLKGVLPKNYARPGLNKQRLGELIDLIGTIGLGDKENRSKDILGRVYEYFLGEFASAEGKKGGQFYTPRSIVKLLTEMLEPYKGRIFDPCCGSGGMFVQSEKFVEAHGGRIGDISVYGQESNQTTWRLCKMNMAIRGIDSNIKWGDAFHDDQHKDLKADFILANPPFNDSDWNGELLQEDVRWKFGVPPKNNANFAWVQHFIHHLNPTGVAGFVLANGSMSSNTSNEGEIRKNIVNADMVDCMVALPSQLFYNTMIPACLWFVTRDKKDHSFRDRRGQILFIDARNMGVMIDRRHRELTEDDVKKISSTYHSWRGENKLKYEEVTGFCKSAKLEEIEKNNFILTPGRYVGIQEEVEDDEAFEERMKRLTAELSEQMKEGQKLDVEIKKNLESIGFKV
- a CDS encoding glycosyltransferase, encoding MIHLQTLRSSFPDLQFFGNTFIAMYLAANIPQGTLVSRKVGGSLPELHWQAVMQENLGVRLVYHDYLGNSTNGQGLAALVRQEADRGENPVVVNYHFPDNDLEERVIAKKNDAGSDVRQFVHLHCSAEFFFQNRKTQEQRQVNLRRAYDERWVDKFIAVSYAVRDSYLSVLPHDAMEVVRNGVPEEVYEFRPERDKDAFKNQVQLQGKFLVGYSGRLDTVKGYQDLIAILSWFNKHPEYDVGFLIASSGGAKLPQFEGDVASRAPRLLRENRLGMVLDVAKFVGGKKHYNTTVYDFFTQFVETSLRPQCRLYKCVSPAPLQAMVDVYIQPSESEGLPLAVIEAAFTGVPIVAYRVGGIPEIVSDANGKCVDYHPKQRVRVNEFCDAIVAGIEQNYRRDGLHDSTNFRMELRNRLVPIFGANAMTTNINRVYRDAIR
- a CDS encoding aminotransferase class I/II-fold pyridoxal phosphate-dependent enzyme, which codes for MQTPFERPLRPDPIRSRRQRLLSAAREAGVTPLDLSQGNPCGSINGEYAQRLQDLIIREREGVSESNAYTSSSGHSDFRSSVADLERRVNGLATTEEHIVAMPGAAQGIVALLDQLSPGEVLIISPYFPLYVKYATHTRLTPNIIPYTNNEETLLQQITTNVHQNTRALILNSPNNPSGKIFSVNFLRNLGDMLHGSNNDKRNLLVISDEPYRALVREGEQWNSVIKTLDYELTAVVYSFSKEGRLAGCRIGYVALHPEFPDYQGAVQRLADRLPARGVVQAPTREQLALSQCHLPLNVDWQPALQKLRTYEQELSRLGFTVLTPQGGLYLCARHPVYDGDRLSENLLQVGIGVVPGRPFGIPQYVRLALCTPDSDKVDEVIGRFQKVI
- a CDS encoding M20/M25/M40 family metallo-hydrolase; protein product: MLNEDYDTKTLLKHLIAIPSISGQEKDIVRFITLYLKKKGLKPVVHGRNVYCMLGKGKPTLLLNTHTDTVPPGEGWITHPFQAVEQKGRIYGRGANDAKGCVAAMVTAFNDLAKSPPSRGSIILALTCEEEIGDKGLADLIHRLPQIDAAIIGEPGLKIRVAMKGVVLLEVHARGVSCHAAKPELGTNAILAAVEDMKRIQSLQFHQKNPLLGYPTIAVTSINGGERPNIIPASCTFGLNIRTTPEYPNERMIDVLTETVTGTVTVVANRYHPKQTERDALIVRAAKRALTANRVYGTPTTCDLNWVDAPGIILGPGDSAQSHIANEFILIEELEKATRAYTAIVREYFARSS
- the argB gene encoding acetylglutamate kinase, with the protein product MLEAIQGFTKAIPYIRKFKGETFVIKLGGSLIDDQMLLNTIAADIAALHQVGIHIILVHGGGKQATELSKRLGHTPTIINGRRVTSDEDLEIVKMVFAGKINTDLISLLRKHGVQAVGISGIDGGLIYAAKRPVQKVENIETGDVTEVDYGHVGDVQQVDTQLLQVLLANDYVPVISSLAADDQGKIYNINADTIAAEIAVQLKACKLISLTDCNGVLRNVHDENSVISVIDTTDFHQLVKDGVITQGMHPKLVTLLHAVEHGVRRAQIINGCKQHALLFEIFTEEGIGTMMVTSQEKMSYAERGL